In the genome of Rhizobium etli 8C-3, one region contains:
- a CDS encoding DUF6101 family protein, protein MNNTVMKPAWAGTTLRLDPSRFPQQVSYAIHDSTSDVSITIDERGAVLRKTLPSSGLPLSVALPKRAFKGVAARAIDHGNGEVTVTLELHHEDPDLCVPLLVAHDLCDIAADWRGWSEAFRIPMLMVEADGIARPLEEHLGDLRTSHMKPRRRHSYFANRRPRFLVRRTTGKLGVTMKIEGKEIIARN, encoded by the coding sequence ATGAACAACACCGTTATGAAGCCCGCTTGGGCTGGAACGACACTGCGTCTCGATCCGTCGCGCTTTCCCCAGCAGGTCAGCTACGCCATCCACGACTCCACAAGTGACGTCAGCATAACGATCGATGAACGCGGCGCCGTCCTCCGCAAGACCCTTCCCTCCAGCGGCCTGCCGCTTTCCGTTGCCCTGCCGAAGCGTGCCTTCAAAGGCGTTGCAGCCCGGGCGATCGACCACGGCAACGGGGAAGTGACCGTAACGCTTGAATTGCACCACGAAGATCCTGATCTCTGCGTTCCGCTGCTTGTCGCCCACGATCTCTGCGATATCGCGGCCGACTGGCGGGGCTGGTCGGAGGCATTCCGCATTCCGATGCTGATGGTGGAGGCCGACGGCATTGCACGCCCGCTCGAGGAGCACCTCGGTGATTTGCGTACCAGTCACATGAAACCGCGCCGGCGCCATTCCTATTTCGCCAACCGCCGTCCGCGCTTCCTCGTGCGCCGCACGACCGGCAAGCTCGGCGTGACAATGAAGATCGAAGGCAAGGAAATTATCGCCCGCAATTAA
- a CDS encoding DUF1217 domain-containing protein, with translation MISASVAYAIISRDPKTSLDRIASQATVKRDADYYAENINKVKDVDDFLGNYKLYSYAMKAYGLDDMTYARAFMKKVLESDLTDPDSFANKLSDQRYKQFAAAFNFNAPKPDAQTDAQEDDLIDRYNASFTDQEKQAIKDTDYYSATIAEVQTVDDLVNDTRLRTYVLKTFGIDATYASKEFLRDVLTSDLNDPNSVVNLQGGEKYQALALQFSFNADGTVNGSAQTATQKNTVMEQYNLNSSTVIIDNEIFPDIVYTTKAAADYNKTYYESKIKTITNVDSLIADERLTDYIKAAYSLGPSSFGTDLSDTALKQILVDPAYANMMDATAVHQAFSFEADGSVLGPDGPQSDSLIQATSVNYMARYDDEAKAAIEEIVANYKTRMSDTRTMDNFSDIDSINDFLKTNKTGDLDKTNDDLPDLYQVALQAYGLTQEEVSKSVMRKLLASDPYDPAGYVASFKDDRVTQLARAFNFDGEGNASIQLQALSPAAMAKYATNYKSHVTMLMKDGPLKDKASKDATEEVDYFAKTMESVQSLDDFLEDDRLTGLILKSVGLDPKDYDEETLRKIFTSDPDDANSYLNTKADSKFKNIVADFNFDTAGNLTRAKLGIVQDRGALDRTQDAYLQQTLETQEGETNDGTRLALYFARKAPDITSLYSILGDKALFQVVTTAYNLPSQISSMDVDKQVALLEKFVDLKDLGDSKKVDKLVKRFTAMYDIQNVTTQSPALQILTGGG, from the coding sequence ATGATTTCCGCCTCCGTTGCCTACGCGATCATAAGTCGTGACCCGAAGACGAGTCTCGATCGCATTGCCTCGCAGGCGACGGTCAAACGGGACGCCGACTACTACGCCGAGAATATCAACAAGGTGAAGGACGTCGACGACTTCCTCGGCAACTACAAGCTCTACAGCTACGCGATGAAGGCCTATGGCCTCGACGACATGACCTATGCCAGGGCCTTCATGAAAAAGGTGCTGGAAAGCGACCTTACCGACCCCGACAGTTTCGCCAACAAGCTTTCGGACCAGCGCTACAAGCAGTTCGCGGCGGCTTTCAATTTCAATGCGCCGAAGCCCGATGCACAGACGGATGCGCAGGAAGACGACCTGATCGACAGGTATAACGCATCCTTCACCGATCAGGAAAAGCAGGCGATCAAGGACACCGACTACTACAGCGCGACGATCGCTGAGGTCCAGACAGTCGATGATCTCGTCAATGATACGCGGCTGCGCACCTATGTGCTGAAGACATTCGGCATCGATGCGACCTACGCGTCCAAAGAGTTTCTGCGCGATGTGCTGACCAGCGATCTCAACGATCCGAACAGCGTGGTGAACCTTCAGGGCGGTGAGAAGTACCAGGCGCTCGCTTTGCAGTTCAGTTTCAATGCAGACGGGACGGTGAATGGCTCGGCCCAGACCGCGACACAGAAAAACACGGTCATGGAGCAGTACAATCTGAATTCATCGACCGTCATCATCGACAACGAGATATTTCCCGATATCGTCTATACGACGAAGGCCGCTGCCGACTACAACAAGACCTATTACGAATCCAAGATCAAGACGATCACCAACGTTGACAGCCTCATCGCCGACGAGCGCCTGACGGACTACATCAAGGCTGCTTACAGTCTTGGGCCGAGCAGCTTCGGCACCGACTTGAGCGACACGGCCTTGAAGCAAATCCTTGTCGATCCGGCCTATGCCAATATGATGGACGCCACGGCTGTCCATCAGGCCTTCAGCTTTGAGGCTGATGGAAGCGTCCTCGGGCCTGACGGCCCCCAGTCGGATTCGCTGATCCAGGCAACGTCGGTAAACTACATGGCCCGTTACGATGACGAGGCGAAAGCCGCCATCGAGGAGATCGTCGCCAATTACAAGACGCGCATGTCCGATACCAGGACAATGGACAATTTCTCCGACATCGACAGCATCAACGATTTTCTGAAGACCAACAAGACCGGCGATCTGGACAAGACGAACGACGATCTGCCCGATCTCTATCAGGTTGCGCTTCAGGCTTACGGCTTGACGCAGGAAGAAGTGTCGAAATCGGTGATGCGCAAGCTGCTGGCAAGCGATCCTTACGACCCTGCGGGCTATGTCGCATCCTTCAAGGACGATCGGGTCACGCAATTGGCGAGAGCCTTCAATTTCGATGGCGAAGGTAACGCATCGATCCAGCTGCAGGCATTATCGCCCGCCGCGATGGCCAAATATGCGACGAACTACAAGTCACATGTCACCATGCTGATGAAGGACGGTCCCCTGAAGGACAAGGCATCCAAAGATGCGACCGAGGAAGTCGACTATTTCGCAAAGACCATGGAATCGGTGCAGTCTCTCGATGATTTCCTGGAGGACGACCGCTTGACCGGTCTCATTCTCAAGTCTGTCGGTCTCGATCCGAAGGACTACGACGAAGAGACGCTGCGGAAGATTTTCACATCCGATCCCGACGATGCAAACAGCTATCTGAACACCAAGGCGGACTCGAAATTCAAGAATATCGTCGCCGACTTTAACTTCGACACGGCCGGCAATCTCACGCGCGCCAAGCTGGGCATCGTCCAGGATCGGGGTGCGCTCGATCGCACGCAGGATGCCTATCTGCAGCAGACGCTCGAGACGCAGGAAGGCGAGACGAACGATGGCACCCGCTTGGCGCTTTACTTCGCCCGCAAGGCACCCGATATCACCTCGCTCTATTCCATCCTAGGCGACAAGGCGCTCTTCCAGGTCGTCACCACCGCCTACAACCTGCCGAGCCAGATCTCCAGCATGGATGTCGACAAGCAGGTTGCGCTTCTCGAAAAGTTCGTTGACCTCAAGGATCTCGGCGACTCGAAGAAAGTCGACAAGCTGGTGAAGCGGTTCACGGCGATGTACGACATCCAGAACGTGACGACCCAATCGCCGGCGCTTCAGATTCTGACGGGTGGCGGTTAA
- a CDS encoding FAD-binding oxidoreductase: MSASVSPEVLDRFAAIVGEKYALRSEAELAPHLIENRGLYHGSSPLLLRPANVEEVSAILKLATQTGTAVVPQTGNTGLVGGQTPREGKSDIIVSLERMNRIRDVDPVANVLVADGGAILAEVQKAAEAHGRLFPLSLGAEGSCRIGGNLSTNAGGTAVLAYGNVRQLCLGLEVVLPTGEIWDGLRRLKKDNTGYDLRDLFIGAEGTLGIITGAVLKLYPQPLGHQVAFAGLNSVEEALALFNLAGSLCGTSLTGFELMPRFGVEITAKHIEGVRDPLEAAYPWYVLIDISTSDSAETAERMMNALLEQGFEAGLVQDAAIASSVAQQKALWHMRESMSEAQKPEGGSIKHDVSVPVSKIPHFMHEAGDAVMAAMPGARICAFGHMGDGNIHYNISQPVGADKDAFIGRWHEMNKIVHGIVLAHSGSISAEHGIGQLKRDELAAIRPAIEIDLMRRIKRAFDPANIMNPGKVVSVE; encoded by the coding sequence ATGAGCGCCAGCGTCTCCCCCGAAGTTCTCGACCGTTTTGCTGCAATCGTCGGCGAGAAATACGCGCTGCGCAGCGAGGCCGAGCTTGCCCCGCACCTGATTGAGAACCGAGGCCTCTATCACGGTTCCTCTCCTCTCCTGCTCAGGCCCGCGAATGTCGAGGAGGTTTCGGCCATCCTGAAGCTTGCGACGCAAACCGGAACTGCGGTCGTGCCGCAGACGGGCAATACCGGCCTGGTCGGCGGCCAGACGCCGCGCGAGGGCAAATCGGACATCATTGTCTCGCTCGAGCGGATGAACAGGATCCGCGACGTCGATCCGGTGGCGAACGTGCTGGTTGCCGACGGCGGCGCAATCCTCGCCGAGGTGCAGAAGGCAGCCGAGGCGCATGGCAGACTTTTCCCGCTCTCGCTCGGCGCCGAAGGCTCCTGCCGCATCGGCGGCAACCTGTCGACGAACGCCGGCGGAACTGCGGTGCTGGCCTATGGAAACGTGCGCCAGCTTTGCCTTGGCCTCGAAGTCGTGCTGCCGACCGGCGAAATCTGGGATGGCCTTCGTCGCCTGAAGAAGGACAATACGGGCTACGACCTTCGCGATCTCTTCATCGGGGCCGAAGGCACGCTCGGCATCATTACCGGCGCCGTCCTCAAGCTTTACCCGCAGCCGCTCGGCCATCAGGTCGCCTTTGCAGGACTGAACTCCGTGGAGGAGGCGCTTGCCCTTTTCAATCTGGCGGGCAGCCTTTGCGGCACCTCGCTGACCGGCTTCGAGCTGATGCCGCGGTTCGGTGTCGAGATCACCGCCAAACATATCGAGGGCGTGCGCGATCCGCTGGAAGCGGCGTACCCGTGGTATGTGCTGATCGACATCTCGACCTCGGATTCGGCCGAAACCGCCGAGCGGATGATGAATGCGCTACTCGAACAAGGGTTTGAGGCGGGGCTGGTGCAGGACGCGGCGATTGCCTCGTCCGTCGCGCAGCAGAAGGCGCTGTGGCATATGCGCGAGAGCATGTCGGAAGCTCAAAAGCCCGAAGGCGGTTCGATCAAGCACGACGTGTCCGTTCCGGTTTCGAAGATCCCGCATTTCATGCACGAGGCCGGCGACGCCGTCATGGCAGCCATGCCCGGCGCCCGCATATGCGCCTTCGGCCACATGGGCGACGGCAATATCCATTATAACATCTCCCAACCGGTCGGCGCCGACAAGGACGCCTTCATCGGCCGGTGGCATGAGATGAACAAGATTGTGCACGGCATCGTTCTGGCACACAGCGGCTCGATCTCGGCAGAGCACGGCATTGGCCAGCTCAAGCGCGACGAGCTCGCCGCGATCCGCCCTGCCATCGAGATCGACCTGATGCGTCGCATCAAGCGTGCCTTTGATCCGGCAAACATCATGAACCCAGGGAAAGTGGTCAGCGTTGAGTAA
- a CDS encoding L-threonylcarbamoyladenylate synthase — protein sequence MARIIDIAQHRHEALQTASSVLSEGFPVAIPTETVYGLAADATNAAAITRIYETKGRPRFNPLICHMSDLAMAEDYAQFDPLSRALAEAFWPGPLTLVLPLKAKSRIHPLATAGLDTVGIRVPKGFAGDLIRAFGKPLAAPSANTSGRISATSADHVDADLGEKIRLIVDAGASTVGVESTIVKVEDGELKLLRPGGLPASEIERVAGKRLQRAGKASAAIEAPGMLASHYAPGANVRLDAAAVKTDEALIAFGAVDVAGASDAALVLNLSPCGDLAEAAANLFDYMKKADASGAATIAFSPIPDEGLGEAINDRLRRAAAPRE from the coding sequence ATGGCACGCATAATCGACATCGCACAACATCGACACGAGGCGCTGCAAACGGCGTCGAGCGTGCTCTCGGAAGGCTTTCCGGTCGCCATCCCGACTGAGACCGTCTACGGCCTTGCTGCCGACGCCACCAATGCGGCGGCGATAACCCGTATCTACGAGACCAAGGGCCGCCCCCGCTTCAATCCGCTGATCTGCCATATGAGCGACCTGGCGATGGCGGAAGACTATGCGCAGTTCGATCCGCTCTCGCGCGCACTGGCCGAAGCCTTCTGGCCGGGCCCGCTGACGCTCGTCCTGCCCCTGAAGGCCAAGAGCCGGATCCATCCGCTTGCAACGGCCGGCCTGGACACGGTCGGGATCCGCGTGCCCAAGGGGTTTGCAGGCGATCTGATCCGCGCCTTCGGCAAACCGCTCGCCGCACCGAGCGCCAACACATCGGGCAGGATCAGCGCCACCAGCGCAGACCATGTCGACGCCGATCTCGGCGAAAAGATCCGGCTCATCGTCGATGCAGGCGCCAGCACGGTCGGTGTCGAATCCACCATCGTCAAGGTCGAGGACGGCGAGCTGAAACTGCTGCGGCCGGGTGGGCTGCCGGCTTCCGAGATCGAGCGCGTTGCCGGCAAGCGGCTGCAGCGTGCCGGCAAGGCATCGGCGGCAATCGAGGCTCCCGGCATGCTCGCCTCGCATTATGCGCCCGGTGCCAATGTCCGTCTCGATGCCGCGGCTGTCAAAACCGACGAGGCCCTGATTGCCTTCGGCGCGGTCGATGTCGCGGGCGCAAGCGATGCGGCCCTCGTGCTCAACCTCAGCCCCTGTGGCGATCTGGCGGAGGCGGCTGCCAATCTTTTCGACTACATGAAGAAAGCCGATGCCAGCGGCGCAGCGACGATCGCCTTTTCGCCAATACCGGACGAGGGTCTTGGCGAAGCGATCAACGACCGCTTGCGGCGTGCTGCCGCGCCGCGCGAATAA
- a CDS encoding DUF6656 family protein: MAKLRYFDAKGDARPQDKKPAAPHSEFLRTGKITRDRAHWLAEERRYLSYHEVSEKTGRKLQTAGIRAHQQINGFHRTIQFPKMVFHRTLADSPHLGYCHVTAARTKFARYEEVSWAFYIANFYADIGDNDNFFHHIDIKYSRMYFAVAIKPGEHTPEKMTIDRSVRGNGVLFRTDDPQVAIRNVLLLGARNEQLREIIRQL; encoded by the coding sequence ATGGCGAAACTTCGCTATTTCGACGCCAAGGGAGATGCCAGGCCGCAGGACAAGAAACCTGCAGCGCCGCATTCCGAATTTCTCCGCACCGGCAAGATCACCCGCGATCGTGCCCATTGGCTCGCCGAAGAACGCCGCTACCTGAGCTACCATGAAGTAAGCGAGAAAACCGGCCGGAAACTGCAAACGGCAGGCATCAGGGCGCATCAGCAGATCAATGGCTTCCACCGCACGATCCAGTTCCCCAAGATGGTGTTCCACCGGACGCTCGCCGACAGCCCGCATCTCGGCTATTGCCATGTCACGGCAGCCCGGACGAAATTCGCGCGCTACGAAGAGGTCAGCTGGGCCTTCTATATCGCCAATTTCTACGCGGACATCGGCGACAACGACAATTTCTTCCATCATATCGATATCAAATATTCACGCATGTATTTCGCCGTCGCAATCAAGCCCGGCGAGCATACGCCGGAGAAGATGACGATCGACCGCTCCGTTCGCGGCAACGGCGTGCTCTTCAGAACCGACGATCCGCAGGTAGCCATCCGGAATGTGCTTCTGCTTGGCGCCCGCAACGAACAGCTTCGCGAAATCATCCGCCAGCTCTGA
- a CDS encoding aromatic ring-hydroxylating oxygenase subunit alpha, protein MDIRNNVLRQLKNRRAGFSLEQPFYIDEDYFKLDMEMIYYRDWLFMGHDCELPKPGAYFTVQIGQYPVVIVRGRDNVIRAFHNSCRHRGSRVCTKEHGSSVRLVCPYHQWAYDLDGKLAFARHMGDDFDKSGYSLKPVHCESFAGYIFICLAEKAPDFQPIRDVVSPYLLPHRLSEGKIAFQSTIIEKGNWKLVWENNRECYHCAANHPELCRTYPEAPSVTGTDGGADDPEIAGHWARCEAAGLPSRFQISPDGQFRAARMPLIEDAESYTMSGKSAVKRPLSEDVKIDRIGTMLLFHYPTTWNHLLGDHAISFRVLPLSANETAVTTKWIVHKDAVEGVDYNIEELTHVWTETNDQDRRIVEENAFGIHSPAYEPGPYSMLHEGGVMQFLEWYSTFMVNRLQGDRSKLSDVA, encoded by the coding sequence ATGGATATTCGCAACAACGTTTTGCGGCAACTCAAGAACCGGCGCGCAGGCTTCAGCCTTGAGCAGCCCTTTTATATCGACGAAGATTATTTCAAGCTCGATATGGAGATGATCTATTATCGGGACTGGCTGTTCATGGGCCATGATTGCGAATTGCCCAAGCCCGGCGCCTATTTCACGGTTCAGATCGGCCAGTATCCCGTAGTGATCGTACGCGGCCGCGACAACGTCATCCGCGCCTTCCACAACAGTTGCCGCCACCGCGGCTCGCGTGTCTGCACGAAGGAGCACGGCTCGTCGGTGCGCCTTGTCTGTCCCTATCACCAATGGGCTTACGACCTCGACGGCAAGCTTGCCTTCGCCCGCCACATGGGCGACGATTTCGACAAGAGCGGCTACAGCCTGAAGCCCGTGCACTGCGAGAGCTTTGCGGGCTACATCTTCATCTGCCTGGCAGAAAAGGCACCGGACTTCCAGCCGATTCGCGACGTGGTCAGCCCCTATCTGCTCCCCCACCGACTGAGCGAAGGCAAGATCGCCTTCCAGAGCACCATTATCGAGAAGGGCAACTGGAAGCTCGTTTGGGAAAACAACCGCGAGTGCTACCATTGTGCCGCCAACCATCCGGAACTCTGCCGCACCTATCCGGAAGCCCCGAGCGTCACCGGCACGGACGGTGGCGCCGACGACCCGGAGATCGCCGGTCACTGGGCGCGCTGCGAGGCGGCCGGCCTTCCGAGCAGGTTCCAGATCTCGCCGGACGGCCAGTTCCGCGCCGCCCGCATGCCGCTGATCGAAGATGCCGAAAGCTACACCATGTCCGGCAAGAGTGCCGTCAAGCGTCCGCTTTCGGAGGATGTGAAGATCGACCGCATCGGTACCATGCTGCTTTTCCACTATCCGACGACCTGGAATCATTTGCTCGGCGACCACGCGATCTCGTTCCGCGTCTTGCCGCTCAGTGCCAACGAGACAGCCGTCACGACGAAGTGGATCGTGCACAAGGACGCCGTCGAAGGCGTGGACTACAATATCGAGGAACTCACGCACGTCTGGACGGAAACCAACGATCAGGACCGCCGCATCGTCGAAGAGAATGCCTTCGGCATCCACTCGCCGGCCTATGAGCCCGGTCCGTACTCGATGCTTCATGAAGGGGGCGTGATGCAGTTCCTCGAGTGGTATTCGACCTTCATGGTGAACCGCCTCCAGGGTGACCGGTCGAAGCTTTCCGACGTCGCCTGA
- a CDS encoding BA14K family protein yields MNVFSKRIASAVFSAAVVLTSFVPSQAIQMPAAPQVEKSSDVHNVQYRRYYRPGYRPGYYPGYRPAYRDGYYGGYRGYRYSRPGYRHYNGYWYPLAAFGAGAIIGGAIASQPRYVAPPAYSGGGGHVAWCANRYRSYRAYDNTFQPYNGPRQQCYSPYS; encoded by the coding sequence ATGAACGTGTTCAGTAAGAGAATTGCGAGTGCCGTCTTTTCCGCCGCTGTTGTCCTGACGAGCTTCGTGCCGTCGCAGGCCATTCAGATGCCGGCAGCACCGCAGGTGGAAAAATCCTCGGACGTACACAACGTTCAGTACCGCCGTTACTATCGCCCGGGCTATCGTCCCGGCTACTATCCCGGTTACCGGCCCGCATATCGCGATGGTTACTACGGCGGCTATCGCGGCTATCGCTATTCGCGCCCTGGCTATCGTCACTATAACGGCTACTGGTATCCGCTGGCTGCTTTCGGTGCCGGCGCCATCATCGGCGGGGCGATCGCCTCGCAGCCGCGCTACGTAGCCCCGCCGGCCTATAGTGGCGGCGGCGGACACGTCGCCTGGTGTGCAAACCGCTACCGTTCATACCGTGCTTACGACAATACGTTCCAGCCCTACAACGGTCCGCGTCAGCAATGCTATTCGCCTTATAGCTAA
- a CDS encoding transporter, with product MDTLPANIPGLVWAYSFPAAGGKALRLHNSAFPAELVSVNGFYWLHLNLADARVPALLETLEGLSEDARTALTTRDTHAALTVDEQMLFGTLIDCQREFDQDTNDLGWLHFAISDRFIITTRLQPLRSVERARAMIEKNPAKFSRPVDLFELLVIEFQRTLISVVMELTEELNLIEDFVYDNVSRDERRRLAPVRRTIVRLHRHLRNLLTLMRRASASDEDEMPFGFEDIAGRLTNRLESVDHDIYALQERARLLHEEIDSKQSSETNRHLYILSIMTAFLLPPTLVTGFFGMNTANLPFAEGPGGTEYAVALLVASVLLAWWLLKRVNIL from the coding sequence ATGGATACGTTGCCTGCCAATATACCCGGCCTCGTCTGGGCCTACAGTTTCCCGGCAGCAGGCGGCAAGGCACTTCGCCTGCACAACAGCGCGTTTCCGGCAGAACTGGTGTCCGTCAACGGCTTTTACTGGCTGCATCTCAACCTCGCCGATGCGCGGGTCCCTGCCCTGCTCGAAACGCTGGAGGGCCTTTCCGAAGATGCCAGAACAGCTCTCACAACGCGCGATACGCATGCAGCGCTCACCGTGGACGAACAGATGCTCTTCGGTACGCTCATCGATTGCCAGCGTGAATTCGATCAGGACACCAACGATCTCGGCTGGCTGCATTTCGCCATCTCCGACCGCTTCATCATCACCACACGCCTGCAGCCGCTGCGCAGTGTCGAGCGGGCGCGTGCGATGATCGAGAAGAATCCGGCCAAATTCTCCCGGCCGGTGGACCTCTTCGAACTGCTGGTGATCGAGTTTCAGCGCACGCTGATATCCGTTGTCATGGAGCTTACCGAAGAGCTGAACCTCATCGAAGACTTCGTCTACGACAATGTTTCGCGCGATGAGCGGCGGCGGCTGGCGCCGGTACGGCGCACCATCGTGCGCCTCCACCGGCACCTCAGAAACCTGTTGACGCTCATGCGGCGTGCCTCGGCCTCCGACGAGGACGAGATGCCCTTCGGCTTCGAGGATATCGCCGGCCGGCTAACGAACAGGCTGGAATCAGTCGACCACGATATCTATGCATTGCAGGAACGCGCCCGCTTGCTGCACGAGGAAATCGATTCCAAGCAGTCCTCCGAGACCAACCGTCACCTCTACATCCTTTCGATCATGACCGCCTTCCTTCTGCCGCCAACTCTGGTGACTGGCTTCTTCGGCATGAATACGGCAAATCTACCCTTCGCCGAAGGACCTGGCGGGACGGAGTACGCGGTGGCGCTCCTTGTCGCTTCAGTGCTGCTTGCCTGGTGGCTGCTGAAGCGGGTCAATATACTTTGA
- a CDS encoding acyl-CoA dehydrogenase, producing the protein MYKAPVEDIAFTLRHVAGLSEAIEKGLLGDLSEDLVDAILGEAGRFATEEIAPRAEIGDRQGARLVDGEVKTPDGWTKLYKDWTAGGWNGLTGPEEYGGQGLPNMLNVAALEMWNSGATAFALCPTLTMGAVEALSTHGSPELRQKYLAKLISGEWTATMNLTEPHAGSDVGALTSRADRREDGTYRLFGQKIFITWGEHDATDNIIHLVLARLPDAPAGTRGISLFLVPKFLVNDDGSLARRNDVFCHSLEHKMGIHGSPTCTMIYGDGRFGGERGAVGWLVGEENKGLNCMFTMMNNARLTVGMQGVAIAEAATQKAIAYAMERKQGRAPGWSGNGMSPIIEHPDVARMLLTMKALTQGSRAISYACAHAIDMSHRVGKDRQHWQERAALLTPIAKSFATDAGVDVASLGVQVHGGMGFIEETGAARLLRDARIAPIYEGTNGIQAIDLVTRKLQLSNGDHVKGLLAELRDIADQVGSSNLDGFGKTAARLGSAIADLEQATGWLLKVQADGRMAEALSGATPYQRLFGLVLTGSYLAKGGLARVSDGADESRIALCRFAAENLLSETAALKDRVINGADSLAAARVALA; encoded by the coding sequence ATGTACAAGGCGCCCGTCGAGGACATCGCGTTTACTCTGAGACACGTCGCAGGGTTGAGCGAGGCGATCGAAAAAGGCCTGCTCGGTGACCTCAGCGAGGATCTCGTCGATGCAATTTTGGGCGAAGCCGGTCGTTTCGCGACCGAAGAAATCGCCCCGCGGGCCGAGATCGGCGACAGGCAGGGTGCTCGTCTGGTCGACGGCGAAGTGAAGACCCCGGATGGATGGACGAAACTCTATAAGGATTGGACCGCAGGCGGCTGGAACGGACTGACGGGCCCCGAAGAATATGGTGGCCAGGGGCTACCCAACATGCTGAACGTCGCCGCTCTTGAAATGTGGAATTCCGGCGCTACCGCCTTCGCGCTCTGCCCGACGCTGACGATGGGCGCGGTCGAGGCACTGAGCACCCACGGTAGCCCGGAACTTCGGCAAAAATACCTGGCGAAGCTCATCTCCGGCGAGTGGACTGCCACCATGAACCTCACCGAGCCGCATGCCGGGTCGGACGTTGGTGCGCTGACGAGCCGGGCCGATCGGCGCGAGGACGGCACCTATCGCCTGTTCGGCCAGAAGATATTCATCACCTGGGGCGAGCACGACGCTACGGACAACATCATCCATCTCGTCCTCGCCCGTCTGCCTGATGCACCGGCCGGCACGCGCGGCATTTCGCTGTTCCTCGTGCCGAAGTTCCTTGTCAACGACGATGGCTCGCTCGCTCGCCGCAACGACGTCTTCTGCCATTCGCTGGAACACAAGATGGGCATCCACGGATCGCCCACCTGCACGATGATCTATGGAGACGGCAGGTTCGGCGGCGAGAGGGGGGCGGTCGGCTGGCTCGTGGGCGAAGAGAACAAGGGTCTCAACTGCATGTTCACGATGATGAACAATGCCCGCCTGACGGTCGGCATGCAGGGGGTGGCGATCGCTGAAGCCGCGACGCAAAAGGCGATCGCCTATGCCATGGAGCGCAAGCAGGGCAGGGCGCCCGGCTGGAGCGGCAACGGCATGAGCCCGATCATCGAACATCCCGACGTTGCCCGAATGCTGCTGACGATGAAGGCGCTGACGCAGGGCTCCCGCGCCATCTCCTATGCCTGCGCCCACGCGATCGACATGTCGCATCGCGTGGGCAAAGACCGGCAGCATTGGCAGGAACGCGCTGCGCTTCTGACGCCGATCGCCAAGTCGTTCGCCACCGATGCCGGCGTCGACGTCGCCTCGCTCGGCGTTCAGGTCCATGGTGGCATGGGCTTCATCGAGGAGACGGGCGCTGCCCGCTTGCTGCGCGACGCTCGGATCGCGCCGATCTACGAAGGCACCAACGGTATCCAGGCGATCGATCTCGTCACCCGCAAGCTACAGCTTTCGAACGGCGATCACGTGAAGGGCTTGCTGGCCGAACTTCGCGATATCGCCGATCAGGTGGGTAGCTCCAATCTCGATGGCTTCGGCAAAACGGCAGCGCGGCTCGGCTCGGCCATCGCCGATCTGGAACAGGCAACCGGCTGGCTTTTGAAGGTGCAGGCAGATGGCAGGATGGCCGAGGCGCTTTCGGGGGCGACGCCCTATCAGCGCCTCTTCGGGCTCGTCCTGACCGGCTCCTACCTCGCCAAAGGCGGGCTTGCCAGGGTATCTGACGGTGCGGACGAAAGCCGCATTGCGCTTTGCCGTTTTGCCGCCGAAAATCTGCTGTCGGAAACCGCAGCCTTGAAGGATCGCGTCATCAACGGCGCAGACAGTCTCGCGGCTGCCCGCGTCGCTCTTGCCTGA